The region GCGCTTTTGTGAAATCGGCCGATGGTGCCTACGCGGCTTACGTGTACGTAAACGCCGTAAACAATACAGCCAAAACGATGACTGTGAGTATAAAGCGTCTGAAACTGAATTGATGGAATGAATTTAACCGGTATGTCAAACGCCATGACTTCAAGATACGGCGTTTGACATACCGGTTAAATTCACTCCGTTACCTATTTACTCAATTGACTTATGCGCCACCTTCGAAGCCAGATCGGTTGGCTGACCGGTACTCTTTTCATGCTTTGTGTGCTGCCCGTTCTGGCGCAGCCGGTTACCACACCAGGTACGTTTCTGCTGGATGCTACGTTGCTGGCAAGCAACAAAGCGCGGCTTCAGCAGGGTGATGCAAGCTTGCAGGAGGCCCGAAAATCGCTGCTGGCTCAGGCCGATAAGCTGCTGACCAAACCGGCACATTCGGTGGTGGAAAAAACGAAAACCCCACCCAGTGGCGATAAGCACGATTACATGAGCGTTGGGCCTTATTGGTGGCCTGATTCGACCAAGCCCGGCGGATTACCCTACATCCGCAAAGATGGTCAGATCAACCCCGACCGCTACGCCATTCAGGATGGCACGTACCTCAACGCCCTTTGCGACGATATACAGACGCTGGCACTGAGCTACTACTTTTCCAATGACGACAAGTACGCCCGCCGGGCAGCGGAGTTACTGCGAACCTGGTTCCTCGACAAAGAAACCCGCATGAACCCGAATCTGAACTACGGACAGGCCATTCCGGGCATTACCGAAGGGCGCGGCATTGGGCTGATCGACACCCGGATGCTGGCCAAACTGGTCGATGCCGTGCAACTGTTAAACGGCTCAACTGCCTGGCCGAAGCAGGATCAGACGGCCCTGCAAGCCTGGTTTCGGCGGTTTTTGACCTGGATGCTCACCAGCCCCATCGGCAAAGACGAAGCTGATGAGCACAATAACCACGGCACCTATTACGATTTTCAGACGGTTGCGTTTGCCCTGTTTTTGCAGGATAAGACGTTGGCTAAACAGCTCATCGAGCAGAACACCTACAAGCGGATTCAGAGCCAGTTGAAAGAAGACGGGAGCCAGCCCCACGAACTCGCCCGAACACTGAGCTGGAACTACTCCGTCATGAATTTCAAGGGATTTCTGGGGCTGGCGCTGCTGGCTAAGAACGTTGACATCGACCTCTGGAACTACGAAACCGCCGATGGTAAAAGTCTGAAAAAAGCCTACCAATGGCTGTTTCCCTATGCCGAGGGTCAAAAGCCGTGGACCTTTCAGCAGATCAAGGCCATGCATCCGGAGGAGTTCCTGCCTGTACCGTTTATTGTCAACGCCCGCTTCAACACAGGCACCGCAGCCGATAAATCGCCCGCCCGAACTCCTGGCAGCCCTGTCTTTGTACTCACCAACGCCTTGTTTTAGCTAGCCAGATAAGCCGGTAAGGGAATGTCTTTGTCCCCTGCTTTGGGTATGGGCGTTAACCGAACTGTTTGCAGCGGAATGACGCCTGCCCAGGTTGGCAAGTGTTCATCTTCGGGGTCGTCGCCGGGGCCGCCGGTTCGTACTTTGGCTGAGGCTTCGGCCAGCGAGAAGGCCAGCACGGTTGTTTTTCGCATTTCGCTGTCGGTAGTCGGGCGCAGGTCGTCCCAGCGGTTCGGAATGAGGTGATCCGTAATCAGGGCCAGGGCTTCCAGGCGCTCGGCTTCGTCGGTTACTTTCTCCGCCGAGGCAAAGACGACAACCGAGCGGTAATTGACGGAGTGGTGAAAGGCCGATTTTGCCAGCACCAGCCCATCCGCCAGCATCACCGAGATGCAGACCGGATTTCCCTGCTCGATAGACCGGATAAAATGACTGCCCACCGACCCGTGAATGTAGAGTTTATCACCTTTCCGGGCAAAGGCGGTAGGAATGGCCATCGGTTGCCCATCCAGCACGTAACTGACCGTACAGAAAAGGGCTTCGTCCAGAATGGGATGGATGGTGTCGGCGTCGTAATGGGCGCGTTTCGCTAAACGACTGGGGGTAGTGCGGGTTGTTTGCATCAGGTTGCTTGCTTTTGATGCACCAAATGTCTTGCTTTATCGGTCTATACAAATCGTCCGGTTTGGATAAAA is a window of Spirosoma linguale DSM 74 DNA encoding:
- a CDS encoding pyridoxamine 5'-phosphate oxidase-related FMN- binding protein (PFAM: pyridoxamine 5'-phosphate oxidase-related FMN- binding~KEGG: tmz:Tmz1t_1909 hypothetical protein) gives rise to the protein MQTTRTTPSRLAKRAHYDADTIHPILDEALFCTVSYVLDGQPMAIPTAFARKGDKLYIHGSVGSHFIRSIEQGNPVCISVMLADGLVLAKSAFHHSVNYRSVVVFASAEKVTDEAERLEALALITDHLIPNRWDDLRPTTDSEMRKTTVLAFSLAEASAKVRTGGPGDDPEDEHLPTWAGVIPLQTVRLTPIPKAGDKDIPLPAYLAS
- a CDS encoding conserved hypothetical protein (KEGG: afw:Anae109_3266 hypothetical protein) translates to MRHLRSQIGWLTGTLFMLCVLPVLAQPVTTPGTFLLDATLLASNKARLQQGDASLQEARKSLLAQADKLLTKPAHSVVEKTKTPPSGDKHDYMSVGPYWWPDSTKPGGLPYIRKDGQINPDRYAIQDGTYLNALCDDIQTLALSYYFSNDDKYARRAAELLRTWFLDKETRMNPNLNYGQAIPGITEGRGIGLIDTRMLAKLVDAVQLLNGSTAWPKQDQTALQAWFRRFLTWMLTSPIGKDEADEHNNHGTYYDFQTVAFALFLQDKTLAKQLIEQNTYKRIQSQLKEDGSQPHELARTLSWNYSVMNFKGFLGLALLAKNVDIDLWNYETADGKSLKKAYQWLFPYAEGQKPWTFQQIKAMHPEEFLPVPFIVNARFNTGTAADKSPARTPGSPVFVLTNALF